The genome window GCCAGCCAGCAGGCGAAGGGCACGCTGTTGCTGTTCACCGACGCCGATCCCGTGTTTGAGCCGCACGCGCTGGCCTCCGCCGTGCATTTCATGCAGCTGCGGCGATTGGATATGGTGACGCTGATGCCGCGCGCGCTGTTCGGGTCGTTCTGGGAACGGGCGGTGCAACCGATCGTTTTCGGACTGATCGCGGGCCTGAGCCGCTTCCGCCGCATCAACGATCCAAACGATGCGCACGCCATGGGATTCGGCGCGTTCATTCTGGTCACGCGCGACCTGTATCGCAAGATGGGCGGACACGAAGCCGTGCGCGCCCGCATTCTGGAAGACATCAGTCTGGCCCGCGTGGCCAAACAACACGGCGGCAAAATGATCGCCGCCGACGGCAAACGCCTGTTCTCCATCCGCATGTATCATTCGTTCCGCGAAATCTGGGAAGGGTGGCGCAAGAACGTGTTCCTCGCGTTCAAGCAGTCGATCCCGAAAACGGTTTATTACGCCGCGATGATCCTCGGTTTCACCGTGACGCCGTGGCTGTTGTTGCTGTGCAATGCGCTGCTGGATTCCGCCGACTGGGTGCAGGCCTTGTCCACGGTGGCGCTGCTGCTGGTGTTGTTCACCGAAGTCAGCCTGTGCGAGGAGTTGGGGCTGACGGGCTGGACGATCTGGATTCTGCCGCTCGGCGGCGTGGTGGTGGTGGGCATTCTCGTCAACTCCATGATTCATGTTCTGTTCAAAAAACAATCCATGTGGCGCGGCCGCCGTTACGCCCACCCCACGTGAACCGTCACGGATGCCGCTGTGGAGCGCGGATAATGGGTCGGAACTCTCACTTTTTTTGAGGGTGAGAGGGAGCCTGCGTGGATGCCGGGAGTCAACCGGTCTCACTGCGATCAACCCGAAATGAGCAGTCGGTGTTTTTCTCATACACCGGAAAATTCCGGAACGTTAAGCCGGTTGGGTTATGATGGAACCGGCTGACGCGTCCATCGATCCCATTCAGTCTTCTTACTTCGAGTTGCACATGGAAAACCCCTCCTACATCGATTTTGTGTTGGAGCAGTTGCAGGGCCTGGGGCCGGTGCGCGGCCGGGCCATGTTCGGCGGTCATGGTTTGTACCGCGACGACGTGTTTTTCGGCATCGTTTACGAGGGCGTGCTCTATTTAAACACCGATGAGGCGTCGCGTCCGCAGTACACCGAACAGGGCATGCAACCGTTCCAACCCCGGCGGGGGCAGACGCTCAAATCGTATTACGAAGTTCCTACCGAGGTACTGGAAAACGCCGATACGTTGGTGGAATGGGCCGGGAAAGCCGTGCGCGTGCCGGATCGCAAAAAGTGAGGGGCAGCCCATTAAAGTGGAGACGTTTTGATGAATGGGGCATCTAAGGTTTTAAGGCGTGGGCCCTGCCGGTCCCTGCCAACTTTATAAAACGAGGTGGTTATGAAACTCACTCCGGGTAATTGCTGGGCCTATGTGCTGCTGTTGATCGTCACCGCCGGGTACAACGTGATGGTGATTTCCGGGCTGGCGCTGCTCAACCAGCATCTGGAAACCATCGCGCCGGTGGCGCACTGGCCGCACATCACGGTGGTGTTCGCCAATGAAGGCACGGTGATGCTGTGGGTGGCGCTGGGCATTGTGTCTTTGATCGGCAACGTCGCATGGGGGGTGCACCGTGCGGGCGACACGCGCAACCTGGCACCGCACGCGCTGCCCATGTTCTGCCACCTGGCTTGGATCGTCGCCTGCTCACTGTGGCACATCGCCGGCGCCATCGCCCCGTTCATCCTGATGGGCGAGCATCTTTAAGGTTAAGAAGGGGAGGGGATGGATGGGCTACGATTTCTTTTTCGATTCCTGCCAGTAGCGTTCCATTTCTTCGAGAGGCGTGTCCTTCAGCGTCTTGCCTTGCTTTTCCACCTGTTCCTCAATGTGATGAAAGCGTTTCACGAACTTGTTGTTGGTTTGCCTGAGGGCTTCTTCGGCATCGAGTTTCTTAAAGCGGGCGACGTTGGCCAGCACGAATAGAATGTCGCCCAATTCGCTTTCCACGTGCGCCGCGTTGCCGTCCCGTACCGCTTC of Nitrospina watsonii contains these proteins:
- a CDS encoding glycosyltransferase; protein product: MAWLTVLQIVLVLVVMVYFGSNLLHLARVRPAAAPLPRMPFVSVCVPARNEERDLEACLTSLLNQDYPDYEVIVVDDHSTDRTPEIIQALKAKHPNLKTIHSASLPEGWYGKPFALHQASQQAKGTLLLFTDADPVFEPHALASAVHFMQLRRLDMVTLMPRALFGSFWERAVQPIVFGLIAGLSRFRRINDPNDAHAMGFGAFILVTRDLYRKMGGHEAVRARILEDISLARVAKQHGGKMIAADGKRLFSIRMYHSFREIWEGWRKNVFLAFKQSIPKTVYYAAMILGFTVTPWLLLLCNALLDSADWVQALSTVALLLVLFTEVSLCEELGLTGWTIWILPLGGVVVVGILVNSMIHVLFKKQSMWRGRRYAHPT
- a CDS encoding TfoX/Sxy family protein, with translation MMEPADASIDPIQSSYFELHMENPSYIDFVLEQLQGLGPVRGRAMFGGHGLYRDDVFFGIVYEGVLYLNTDEASRPQYTEQGMQPFQPRRGQTLKSYYEVPTEVLENADTLVEWAGKAVRVPDRKK